From a single Bacillus gobiensis genomic region:
- a CDS encoding YggS family pyridoxal phosphate-dependent enzyme, translated as MDVQTQLRHINEEIIEVCKKSGRNREEISIIAVTKYVTPERAKEALDAGIVHLGENRDDELLRKQEILGSDPVWHFIGSLQSRKVKNIIGKVAYIHSLDRLSLAKEIDKRASSAVDCFVQVNTSMEPSKHGLTREEVVPFLKELKSFPNIRVVGLMTMAPHTEDEEQIRSCFRLLRTLRQEVQALKLPYAPCHELSMGMSNDYKIAVEEGATFIRIGSSLVGNQTGGANS; from the coding sequence GTGGATGTGCAAACTCAGTTACGACATATAAACGAAGAAATAATCGAAGTATGTAAAAAGTCAGGCAGAAACCGAGAAGAGATTTCGATCATAGCAGTTACGAAATACGTAACGCCCGAGCGGGCAAAAGAAGCACTTGATGCGGGGATCGTTCATCTTGGGGAAAATCGCGACGATGAATTATTACGCAAGCAGGAGATTCTCGGGAGCGACCCTGTATGGCACTTTATCGGCTCTCTTCAATCAAGGAAAGTAAAAAATATTATTGGGAAAGTTGCCTATATTCATTCGCTTGACCGGTTGTCGCTGGCAAAAGAGATTGATAAGCGTGCAAGCTCTGCAGTCGATTGTTTTGTGCAGGTGAACACGTCTATGGAACCGTCTAAGCACGGATTGACAAGGGAAGAAGTCGTTCCTTTTCTAAAAGAGCTAAAGTCTTTTCCCAACATACGAGTGGTTGGATTGATGACCATGGCGCCTCACACGGAGGATGAAGAGCAAATCAGGAGCTGTTTCCGCCTGCTTAGAACACTGCGGCAGGAGGTTCAAGCACTGAAGCTGCCGTACGCCCCGTGCCATGAGTTGTCAATGGGGATGTCAAATGATTATAAAATCGCAGTAGAGGAAGGTGCGACATTTATCCGCATCGGCTCTTCACTCGTAGGAAATCAAACGGGAGGTGCAAATTCATGA
- the sepF gene encoding cell division protein SepF: MSIKNKFKSFFSLEDEEYEYEYIDSDQEEREQPREQKEKPTYNSSGKPGSAGKQNVVSLQSVQKSSKVVLSEPRVYAEAQEIADHLKNRRAVVVNLQRIQHDQAKRIVDFLSGTVYAIGGDIQRIGSDIFLCTPDNVDVSGTISELMSADEEYQRW, encoded by the coding sequence ATGAGTATTAAAAATAAATTTAAAAGCTTCTTTTCATTGGAAGATGAAGAATATGAATATGAATATATCGATAGTGACCAGGAGGAAAGGGAACAGCCTCGCGAGCAAAAAGAAAAGCCTACATACAATAGTAGCGGCAAGCCCGGGTCTGCGGGAAAGCAAAATGTCGTTAGCTTGCAAAGCGTGCAAAAGTCTTCTAAAGTAGTATTAAGTGAACCGAGAGTTTACGCGGAAGCCCAGGAAATTGCCGACCATTTAAAAAACAGGCGTGCCGTCGTCGTGAATCTCCAGCGTATCCAGCATGACCAGGCAAAACGGATCGTTGATTTTCTAAGCGGAACTGTGTATGCCATAGGCGGAGATATCCAGCGGATTGGATCCGATATCTTTCTGTGTACGCCTGACAATGTTGATGTGTCTGGCACTATTTCAGAATTGATGTCTGCCGACGAAGAATATCAAAGGTGGTAA
- a CDS encoding YggT family protein, with protein sequence MLMLYQVLDTVITFYMYAIIIYILLSWFPNARESSFGRILGSICEPYLEPFRKIIPPIAMIDISPIVAILVLRMAGEGLRVVFFMFM encoded by the coding sequence ATGCTGATGCTTTATCAAGTACTTGATACTGTAATTACTTTTTATATGTATGCGATCATTATTTATATTTTGTTGTCATGGTTTCCCAATGCCAGAGAATCATCTTTTGGGCGAATCCTAGGCTCTATATGTGAACCGTATCTTGAGCCATTCAGAAAAATTATTCCGCCAATTGCTATGATCGACATCTCCCCGATTGTCGCCATTTTAGTTTTACGTATGGCAGGCGAGGGACTTCGAGTTGTTTTCTTCATGTTTATGTAG
- a CDS encoding YlmH family RNA-binding protein: protein MDNLYQHFRKEEQPFIDQALEWKSIITEQYRPKLTDFLDPRERDILSAVIGGTGEIQVEFFGGFEESERKRALLYPEYYRPEQEDFQLQAFEVIYPEKFTSIGHRQLLGSLMGLGLKREKFGDLLISGETVQFICAKEISNYVHMQFTQVGKTKVTVKEISLGCIQSPDKHVERKDEIVSSLRLDVVCSAMIRQSRQKSQALIKSGAVKVNWRTLEDPSFTLEENDYLSVRGYGRYQLTSIEGKTKKDKWKLSIEKQL, encoded by the coding sequence TTGGACAATCTATATCAGCATTTTCGAAAAGAAGAGCAGCCTTTTATTGATCAAGCTTTAGAATGGAAAAGCATCATCACTGAACAATACCGGCCAAAGCTAACGGATTTTTTAGATCCAAGAGAACGGGATATTCTTTCAGCCGTGATCGGCGGGACCGGGGAAATTCAAGTTGAATTCTTTGGAGGCTTCGAAGAGTCAGAGAGAAAAAGGGCGTTGCTTTACCCGGAGTATTACAGACCTGAACAAGAAGACTTTCAGCTTCAGGCGTTTGAGGTCATCTATCCTGAGAAATTTACGAGTATCGGACATCGCCAGTTGCTCGGCTCTTTAATGGGACTAGGATTGAAAAGAGAAAAATTCGGCGATTTGCTTATTTCGGGCGAGACCGTTCAATTTATTTGCGCCAAGGAGATAAGCAACTACGTGCACATGCAATTTACCCAAGTCGGAAAAACAAAGGTCACGGTGAAAGAAATTTCGCTCGGGTGCATTCAATCTCCCGATAAACATGTCGAAAGAAAGGATGAGATCGTTTCTTCCTTGCGGCTGGATGTCGTTTGCTCTGCGATGATCAGGCAATCAAGGCAGAAAAGCCAGGCTTTGATTAAAAGCGGCGCTGTCAAGGTCAATTGGCGTACTCTTGAGGACCCGTCATTTACACTAGAGGAAAATGATTACTTGTCTGTAAGGGGATATGGAAGATACCAGCTGACAAGCATTGAAGGAAAGACAAAAAAGGATAAATGGAAGCTGTCAATCGAAAAACAACTGTAA
- the divIVA gene encoding septum site-determining protein DivIVA produces the protein MPLTPNDIHNKTFTKAFRGYDEDEVNEFLLQVRKDYEIILRKKNDLEKKVNELDERIGHFSSIEETLNKSILVAQEAAEDVKRNSQKEAKLIVREAEKNADRIINESLSKSRKIAMEIEELKKQSKVFRTRFQMLIEAQLDLLKNDDWDHLLEYEVDAVFEEKE, from the coding sequence ATGCCGTTAACACCGAATGATATCCATAATAAGACGTTTACAAAAGCATTTCGCGGGTATGATGAAGATGAAGTCAACGAGTTTTTGCTTCAAGTCAGAAAAGATTATGAAATCATCCTGCGAAAAAAGAATGATTTGGAGAAAAAAGTCAACGAGCTTGACGAGCGAATCGGGCATTTCTCCAGTATAGAAGAAACCTTAAATAAATCCATTCTCGTTGCACAAGAGGCAGCTGAGGATGTTAAACGAAATTCACAAAAAGAAGCAAAGCTGATTGTGCGTGAAGCAGAAAAAAATGCCGACCGCATTATTAATGAATCATTGTCTAAATCAAGAAAAATAGCAATGGAAATCGAAGAATTGAAAAAGCAGTCCAAGGTGTTCAGGACACGGTTCCAAATGTTGATTGAAGCTCAACTCGATCTGTTGAAAAATGATGACTGGGATCATCTGCTTGAATATGAAGTAGATGCCGTGTTTGAAGAAAAAGAATAA
- the ileS gene encoding isoleucine--tRNA ligase — MDYKDTLLMPQTDFPMRGNLPNKEPEIQKVWEEQGIYKQVQERTKDRPKFVLHDGPPYANGDIHMGHALNKILKDMIVRYKSMNGFNAPYVPGWDTHGLPIETALTKNKKVKRKEMSVADFRKLCEEYAWKQIKGQKEQFKRLGVRGDWENPYVTLKPEYEANQILVFGEMAKKGYIYKGLKPVYWSPSSESALAEAEIEYQDKRSPSIYVAFEVKDGKGVLNAGDKIVIWTTTPWTIPANLGIAVHPELEYSVVEVDGARYVAASALVEEVTKTLAFEDAQVVKTFKGKELDHAVAAHPLYGRDSLIMLGDHVTTDAGTGCVHTAPGHGEDDFIIGQHYGLDVLCPVDEKGNMTSEAPGFEGLFYDEANKSITENLQEKGALLKLEFITHSYPHDWRTKKPTIFRATAQWFASIKDFRSDLLEAVKETKWIPAWGETRLYNMVRDRGDWCISRQRAWGVPIPVFYAEDGEPIITDETIAHVSSLFREHGSNIWFEKEAAELLPEGFTHPGSPNGTFTKEQDIMDVWFDSGSSHQGVLEERDDLVRPADLYLEGSDQYRGWFNSSLSTAVAVTGKAPYKGILSHGFALDGNGRKMSKSLGNVVVPAKVMKQLGADILRLWVSSVDYQADVRVSDDILKQVAEVYRKIRNTFRFLHGNLADFDPAKDSVAHENLREVDQYILIKLNQLIDKVKTAYDNYEFASIYHSIHNFCAIELSSFYLDFAKDVVYIEHVDHKDRRAMQTVFYETLLALVKLTAPILPHTTDEIWKHLSFVSEKSVQLVDMPESKTIDNADQIEEKFDRFMKYRGDVLKALEEARNEKIIGKSSAASVTMYPTQETKALFESINEDLKQLFIVSDWKVAGSPDQAPEEALEYEAGKILVTPAEGTTCQRCRMVSKEVGQDVNHPELCPRCADIVNKYYPA; from the coding sequence ATGGATTACAAAGATACGCTGCTTATGCCGCAGACCGATTTTCCGATGAGGGGAAATCTTCCGAATAAAGAGCCAGAGATCCAAAAAGTTTGGGAAGAACAAGGGATTTATAAGCAAGTTCAAGAGCGTACGAAAGACCGGCCGAAATTCGTACTCCACGATGGACCGCCATATGCAAATGGCGACATTCACATGGGCCATGCGCTCAACAAAATCTTAAAGGATATGATTGTCCGTTATAAATCAATGAACGGCTTTAATGCTCCATATGTTCCCGGTTGGGATACACACGGACTTCCAATCGAAACTGCTTTAACGAAGAACAAAAAGGTGAAACGTAAAGAAATGAGTGTAGCCGATTTTCGCAAGCTGTGTGAGGAATATGCCTGGAAGCAAATTAAAGGGCAAAAAGAACAGTTTAAACGGCTCGGAGTCAGAGGGGATTGGGAAAATCCATATGTCACGTTAAAACCGGAATATGAGGCGAATCAGATCCTTGTTTTTGGTGAAATGGCGAAGAAGGGCTATATTTACAAAGGATTAAAGCCTGTTTATTGGTCACCTTCCAGTGAGTCTGCTTTGGCGGAAGCGGAAATTGAGTATCAGGACAAACGATCTCCGTCGATCTACGTTGCCTTTGAGGTGAAAGACGGGAAAGGTGTTCTTAATGCAGGCGATAAGATCGTCATCTGGACAACAACACCATGGACAATTCCAGCAAACCTTGGAATCGCGGTTCACCCTGAATTGGAATATAGCGTAGTTGAAGTGGATGGAGCACGGTACGTTGCAGCCAGCGCTTTGGTAGAAGAAGTAACGAAGACATTGGCATTCGAAGATGCTCAAGTTGTAAAAACCTTTAAAGGAAAAGAGCTGGATCATGCAGTTGCCGCACATCCGCTTTACGGCAGAGATTCGCTAATCATGCTCGGTGACCACGTAACGACCGATGCGGGAACCGGCTGTGTCCATACTGCTCCCGGACATGGTGAGGATGACTTTATTATCGGACAGCACTACGGATTAGACGTTCTCTGCCCGGTCGATGAGAAAGGAAATATGACGTCTGAAGCTCCGGGATTTGAAGGCTTGTTCTATGATGAAGCCAATAAATCGATCACGGAAAATTTGCAGGAAAAAGGTGCTTTATTAAAGCTTGAGTTTATCACTCACTCGTATCCTCATGATTGGAGAACGAAAAAACCGACAATCTTCCGGGCGACTGCCCAATGGTTTGCTTCCATAAAGGATTTTAGAAGTGACCTGCTGGAAGCTGTAAAAGAAACTAAATGGATTCCTGCTTGGGGAGAAACACGCCTCTACAACATGGTACGTGACAGAGGTGACTGGTGCATTTCAAGACAGCGGGCATGGGGAGTTCCGATTCCGGTATTTTATGCGGAAGATGGAGAGCCTATTATTACAGACGAAACAATTGCCCATGTTTCATCACTATTCAGAGAGCACGGATCAAACATTTGGTTTGAAAAAGAAGCTGCCGAGCTGCTGCCTGAAGGATTTACTCATCCTGGAAGTCCAAATGGAACGTTTACAAAAGAACAGGACATCATGGATGTTTGGTTTGATTCTGGATCATCTCACCAAGGCGTGTTGGAAGAACGCGATGACCTTGTAAGACCGGCTGATCTTTATTTGGAAGGATCAGATCAATACAGAGGATGGTTCAACTCCTCCTTGTCAACTGCTGTAGCTGTGACAGGAAAAGCACCATATAAAGGAATTCTAAGCCATGGGTTTGCGTTAGACGGAAATGGTCGTAAAATGAGCAAATCACTTGGCAATGTAGTGGTACCAGCGAAAGTAATGAAGCAGCTTGGTGCAGACATCCTGAGGCTCTGGGTATCATCAGTCGACTATCAGGCGGATGTTCGTGTTTCTGATGATATATTGAAGCAGGTTGCGGAAGTCTACCGAAAAATCCGCAATACCTTCCGTTTCTTGCACGGAAACCTTGCTGACTTTGACCCGGCAAAGGATTCCGTTGCACATGAAAATCTGCGCGAGGTTGACCAATATATTTTAATCAAGCTGAATCAGCTGATCGACAAAGTAAAAACGGCTTACGACAATTATGAATTTGCGTCCATTTACCATAGCATTCATAATTTCTGCGCGATTGAGCTAAGCTCCTTCTATCTTGATTTCGCAAAAGATGTGGTCTATATCGAGCACGTGGATCATAAAGACCGCAGAGCCATGCAGACAGTCTTCTACGAAACGTTACTCGCGCTTGTGAAACTGACTGCGCCTATTTTGCCGCACACGACAGACGAAATATGGAAGCATTTGTCATTCGTAAGCGAAAAAAGTGTTCAGCTCGTTGATATGCCTGAAAGCAAAACGATTGATAATGCAGATCAGATTGAAGAAAAATTCGACCGTTTTATGAAATACCGCGGCGATGTATTAAAAGCGTTGGAAGAGGCAAGAAACGAAAAAATAATCGGCAAATCATCAGCGGCAAGCGTTACAATGTATCCGACTCAAGAAACGAAGGCTCTATTTGAGAGCATCAATGAAGATCTCAAACAGCTCTTTATCGTTTCTGATTGGAAGGTTGCAGGATCTCCTGACCAAGCGCCGGAAGAAGCGCTCGAATATGAAGCAGGAAAAATTCTCGTCACTCCTGCGGAAGGAACAACGTGCCAGCGATGCAGAATGGTTTCGAAGGAAGTGGGGCAGGATGTTAATCACCCTGAGCTGTGCCCTCGCTGCGCCGATATTGTAAACAAATATTACCCAGCTTAA
- a CDS encoding TraR/DksA family transcriptional regulator, giving the protein MNHEMEPIRNELLQMKEELQSRLFEYSLFDSPSNQSESNLYKKATLMHHIKEELQDVLLALDKMEHGGFGMCEETGAELPFEKLSVLPTARTYEDFRYHAQFEKKTLPVWPVSETYEDEALYN; this is encoded by the coding sequence ATGAATCATGAGATGGAACCGATCCGCAATGAACTGCTTCAAATGAAAGAAGAGCTCCAATCCAGACTATTCGAGTATTCTTTATTCGACAGTCCCTCGAATCAATCAGAAAGCAATTTATACAAAAAAGCGACTTTAATGCATCATATTAAAGAAGAACTTCAGGATGTCCTTCTTGCTCTCGACAAGATGGAACACGGCGGCTTTGGCATGTGCGAAGAAACCGGCGCTGAGCTCCCGTTTGAAAAGCTATCTGTCCTTCCTACCGCGCGAACCTATGAAGACTTTCGTTATCATGCCCAATTTGAGAAAAAAACTTTGCCTGTGTGGCCCGTATCAGAAACATACGAAGACGAAGCCTTATATAACTAA
- the lspA gene encoding signal peptidase II, translating to MLYYYLAALLIIGLDQLTKWLVVRNMYFGESIPIIDQVLYITSHRNTGAAWGILPGQMWFFYGITCLVIVFIIYYMQKHAKQNKWLGISLGLMLGGAVGNFIDRVFRQEVVDFVHVIIVNYHFPIFNVADSSLCIGVGLLFIQMLTEKKTKESE from the coding sequence GTGCTTTATTATTATCTCGCAGCTTTACTAATTATCGGCCTTGATCAATTAACGAAGTGGCTCGTCGTTAGAAACATGTACTTTGGAGAAAGCATTCCAATTATTGATCAAGTGTTATACATAACCTCCCATAGAAACACAGGAGCTGCTTGGGGGATACTGCCGGGACAAATGTGGTTTTTTTACGGCATTACATGTCTTGTGATTGTATTTATCATATATTATATGCAAAAACATGCAAAGCAGAATAAATGGCTCGGCATTTCATTAGGGTTAATGCTCGGAGGAGCAGTAGGAAACTTCATTGATCGGGTGTTCAGACAAGAAGTGGTTGACTTTGTTCACGTCATTATTGTTAATTATCATTTTCCTATCTTTAACGTTGCAGATTCATCTTTATGTATCGGAGTCGGACTGCTTTTTATACAAATGTTGACAGAAAAGAAAACGAAGGAGTCTGAATAA
- a CDS encoding RluA family pseudouridine synthase, with translation MESHVFNVLASDEGERIDKYLSAEGEEWSRTLIQQWVKEGNVKVNERPVKSNYKIQLGDTVSVFVPEPEPADIEPEKMDLDIYYEDADVLVVNKPRGMVVHPAPGHLSGTLVNGLMAHCKDLSGINGVMRPGIVHRIDKDTSGLLMVAKNDTAHESLVNQLVNRTVTRRYKAVVHGTIPHDDGTIDAPIGRDKKDRQSMTVTRENSKHAVTHFHVLERFDEFTFVECRLETGRTHQIRVHMKYIGYPLAGDPKYGPRKTVHFPGQVLHAGVLGFHHPKTEEYLEFEAQLPQDMELFLESIRKK, from the coding sequence ATGGAGTCGCATGTATTTAACGTATTAGCTAGTGATGAAGGCGAACGGATTGATAAATATTTATCGGCAGAAGGAGAAGAATGGTCGCGCACGCTCATTCAGCAGTGGGTGAAAGAAGGCAATGTCAAGGTGAACGAAAGACCTGTCAAATCAAATTATAAAATACAGCTAGGAGATACTGTGTCTGTTTTCGTTCCTGAGCCGGAGCCAGCGGATATTGAGCCCGAGAAGATGGACCTTGATATTTATTATGAAGATGCAGATGTCCTCGTCGTAAATAAACCTAGAGGAATGGTTGTCCACCCTGCACCGGGCCATCTTTCAGGCACGTTAGTAAATGGGCTCATGGCCCACTGCAAGGATTTATCCGGCATAAATGGTGTCATGCGCCCCGGGATTGTCCACCGGATCGATAAAGATACATCAGGGCTTTTAATGGTGGCTAAAAATGATACGGCTCATGAATCATTGGTGAATCAGCTCGTCAACCGGACGGTCACGCGGAGATACAAAGCAGTCGTTCACGGTACGATTCCACACGATGATGGAACGATCGATGCACCGATCGGAAGAGATAAAAAAGACCGTCAAAGTATGACGGTCACAAGAGAAAACAGCAAGCATGCGGTAACTCATTTCCATGTACTAGAGAGATTCGATGAATTTACTTTTGTTGAATGCCGTCTTGAAACGGGAAGGACCCATCAAATTCGTGTTCACATGAAATATATCGGTTATCCGCTCGCTGGAGATCCAAAATACGGCCCGCGTAAAACGGTTCATTTTCCCGGACAGGTCCTGCATGCAGGAGTTCTTGGTTTTCACCATCCCAAAACGGAAGAATATCTTGAGTTTGAGGCGCAGCTGCCTCAAGATATGGAGCTTTTTCTTGAGTCGATCAGGAAAAAATAA
- the pyrR gene encoding bifunctional pyr operon transcriptional regulator/uracil phosphoribosyltransferase PyrR, translating to MSEKAVILDEQAIRRALTRIAHEMIERNKGMNNCILVGIKTRGIYLAKRLAARIEQIEGTSVKVGELDITLYRDDLTKKTANEEPLVKGSNIPFDITDKKIIVVDDVLYTGRTIRAAMDALVDKGRPSAIQLAVLVDRGHRELPIRADYIGKNIPTAKTEKVMVHLVESDQFDKVAIYENE from the coding sequence ATGTCGGAAAAAGCAGTCATCTTAGATGAACAAGCAATAAGAAGGGCTTTGACCAGAATTGCTCATGAAATGATTGAGCGGAATAAGGGTATGAATAATTGCATTCTCGTCGGAATTAAAACCCGCGGTATTTATTTAGCCAAACGGCTTGCAGCCCGAATCGAACAAATTGAAGGTACATCCGTCAAAGTAGGCGAGCTTGATATTACCCTTTACCGAGACGATCTAACGAAAAAAACAGCTAACGAAGAACCCCTCGTCAAAGGCAGCAACATTCCGTTTGATATAACGGATAAAAAAATTATCGTCGTTGATGATGTGTTGTACACAGGCAGAACGATTCGAGCTGCGATGGATGCTTTAGTTGATAAAGGAAGGCCTTCAGCGATCCAGCTTGCGGTTTTGGTTGACCGCGGCCATCGGGAGCTTCCGATCCGAGCTGACTATATCGGCAAAAACATTCCGACAGCTAAAACAGAGAAGGTTATGGTCCACCTGGTAGAATCAGATCAATTTGATAAAGTTGCAATTTATGAAAATGAATAA
- a CDS encoding solute carrier family 23 protein has protein sequence MKQKHVVLGVRDIPTPFNWLTFSLQHLFAMFGATILVPKLVELSPAVALVSSGLGTLAYIIITKGQIPAYLGSSFAFIAPILGAKAAGGPGAAMIGAFMAGIVYGLIALLIQKLGTGWLMNLLPPIVVGPVIIVIGLGLAPTAVDMAMYDTSSGDPVYSLKYFAVAGFTLLLTVVCAIFLKGFFSLIPVLIGIIGGYLFALTQGIVNFQQVIDANWISVPEFVFPFVDYTPSLTTLLIGAAMVPVAFVTMSEHIGHQMVLSKVVGTNFIEKPGLHRSIFGDSVATMMAACIGGPPTTTYGENIGVLAITRVFSVFIIGGAAVLAFCFGFVGKISALISSIPTPVMGGVSFLLFGIIASSGLRMLIDNRINLEVKRNLIISSVILVIGVGGAFIQISKFQLTGMALSAIIGVVLNLALPGKGTVTENESQDIV, from the coding sequence ATGAAACAAAAACATGTGGTTTTAGGGGTTCGCGACATACCAACACCGTTTAACTGGTTAACCTTCAGCCTTCAACATTTATTCGCGATGTTTGGCGCCACGATTTTAGTTCCGAAGCTTGTTGAATTAAGTCCTGCGGTTGCTCTTGTATCAAGCGGTCTTGGAACACTTGCTTATATAATCATTACAAAAGGGCAGATTCCGGCATACTTGGGCTCTTCCTTCGCATTTATTGCACCGATCTTAGGCGCGAAGGCAGCCGGTGGGCCGGGAGCTGCTATGATAGGCGCCTTTATGGCCGGGATTGTTTACGGATTGATCGCTCTTTTGATCCAGAAGCTGGGAACAGGCTGGCTAATGAATCTGCTGCCGCCAATCGTTGTCGGTCCGGTCATTATCGTGATCGGGCTCGGTCTTGCACCAACTGCGGTAGATATGGCGATGTACGACACCAGCTCAGGCGACCCGGTCTATAGCCTAAAATATTTTGCCGTCGCCGGCTTCACCCTTCTGTTAACTGTCGTTTGCGCAATTTTTTTAAAAGGCTTCTTTAGTCTGATACCGGTTCTTATCGGCATTATCGGCGGGTATCTGTTTGCCCTGACTCAGGGAATTGTCAATTTTCAACAGGTGATAGACGCAAATTGGATCAGTGTTCCCGAGTTTGTCTTTCCGTTTGTTGATTACACACCATCGCTTACAACATTACTTATCGGAGCTGCCATGGTGCCTGTTGCATTCGTAACCATGTCTGAGCACATAGGTCATCAAATGGTGTTAAGCAAGGTTGTCGGCACAAACTTCATTGAAAAGCCTGGCCTGCACCGCTCAATTTTTGGCGACAGCGTGGCGACAATGATGGCTGCCTGCATCGGCGGACCGCCAACAACAACCTATGGGGAAAATATTGGGGTTCTAGCGATCACGAGAGTATTTAGCGTATTTATTATCGGGGGTGCGGCTGTTCTTGCCTTTTGCTTCGGCTTTGTCGGCAAAATATCAGCATTGATCAGCTCGATTCCGACACCGGTAATGGGAGGGGTATCATTCCTTCTCTTCGGAATTATCGCTTCAAGCGGCCTAAGAATGCTGATCGACAACAGAATTAACCTTGAAGTCAAACGAAATCTCATTATTTCATCCGTTATTCTGGTTATAGGAGTCGGTGGAGCATTCATCCAAATCTCTAAGTTTCAACTAACCGGCATGGCGCTTTCTGCAATTATTGGAGTCGTTCTTAATCTCGCTTTGCCTGGGAAAGGCACTGTAACTGAAAATGAAAGTCAAGATATTGTTTAA
- a CDS encoding aspartate carbamoyltransferase catalytic subunit, producing the protein MANITAMNELSTKEINELIIEAKKLKNGKPDESLKNRFVANLFFEPSTRTRFSFEVAEKRLGMNVLNLDSTSTSVQKGESLYDTVKTLESIGVEACVIRHSQDNYYDDLKNIAIPVINAGDGCGQHPTQSLLDLMTIHEEFGSFHGLTVSIHGDVKHSRVARSNAEVLSRLGAKVLFSGPEYWQDSKNTYGRFAPTDEAVKQSDVVMLLRIQHERHQSHNDMTDYLSDYGLTKTRAAQMKNEAIIMHPAPVNRGVEIDSDLVEAPNSRIFKQMENGVYIRMAVLKKALQEKIIETKGADHYVISH; encoded by the coding sequence ATGGCAAATATCACAGCGATGAATGAGCTTTCAACAAAGGAAATTAATGAACTAATCATTGAAGCGAAAAAGTTGAAGAACGGCAAACCTGATGAATCTTTGAAAAATCGATTTGTGGCAAATCTCTTTTTTGAACCAAGCACAAGAACGAGGTTTAGCTTTGAGGTCGCTGAAAAACGTCTCGGAATGAATGTACTAAATTTGGATAGCACGAGCACGAGCGTCCAAAAGGGAGAGAGTTTATACGACACGGTAAAAACACTGGAATCCATCGGTGTTGAGGCCTGTGTCATCAGGCACAGCCAAGATAACTATTATGATGATCTGAAAAATATTGCGATCCCTGTGATTAATGCGGGTGACGGCTGCGGCCAGCATCCGACGCAATCCCTGCTTGATTTAATGACCATTCATGAAGAGTTTGGAAGCTTTCATGGATTAACCGTTTCGATACACGGAGATGTCAAGCACAGCCGGGTGGCGAGGTCAAACGCAGAGGTTCTCTCAAGGCTCGGAGCAAAGGTTTTGTTCTCTGGCCCGGAATATTGGCAGGACAGTAAGAATACCTATGGCCGGTTTGCACCAACGGACGAAGCGGTAAAGCAATCCGATGTGGTGATGCTGCTTAGAATTCAGCATGAGAGGCACCAGTCCCACAATGACATGACAGATTATCTTTCTGACTATGGCCTCACAAAGACTAGAGCCGCTCAAATGAAAAATGAAGCAATCATTATGCATCCGGCACCTGTCAATCGGGGTGTCGAAATCGACAGCGATCTTGTCGAAGCTCCTAACTCAAGGATTTTCAAACAAATGGAAAACGGCGTTTACATTCGAATGGCCGTATTGAAAAAAGCATTACAAGAAAAAATAATCGAAACAAAAGGAGCGGATCATTATGTCATATCTCATTAA